The following proteins are encoded in a genomic region of Haloarcula marina:
- a CDS encoding ATP-binding protein, translating to MSSLLLAAQSGWGKSFHAQAWMETNVADADTYAALTVLDYCGEYRGLVKAGYAAHWIVGPRELHFSVDDWRAILDENPMLVLERHHQVTTDEWRQVCTKIAAASRTLRRDELVVVDEAHFVAPQQVKLPEPIKEIATTGRGEGTSSMWVTQRLAEIDLTVSTQCQERILGGFRGGDLGAVDVEYPDNLHNPAANVPASTLTDELLPSDRETPTTLQKHTDEDGHTIGSEWIYSNNDGEIRRINTQHVNMESTHYGSQGNHLQMPEYSA from the coding sequence GTGAGTAGTCTGCTACTGGCGGCACAGAGCGGCTGGGGCAAGTCGTTCCACGCTCAGGCGTGGATGGAGACGAACGTAGCCGACGCCGATACGTACGCCGCCCTCACGGTGCTGGACTACTGCGGAGAGTACCGGGGACTCGTCAAAGCAGGATACGCCGCGCATTGGATAGTTGGGCCGCGAGAACTGCACTTCTCCGTGGACGACTGGCGGGCAATCCTCGACGAAAATCCGATGCTCGTCTTGGAGCGTCACCACCAAGTGACTACCGACGAGTGGCGGCAGGTCTGTACCAAGATTGCGGCGGCGTCGAGGACGCTCCGGCGCGATGAGCTGGTAGTTGTGGATGAGGCCCACTTCGTCGCACCCCAGCAGGTCAAACTGCCCGAACCCATCAAGGAGATAGCGACGACCGGGAGAGGCGAGGGCACGTCATCCATGTGGGTGACTCAGCGACTCGCGGAGATAGACCTGACCGTGAGTACGCAATGTCAGGAGCGGATTCTAGGCGGGTTCCGGGGCGGCGACCTCGGGGCCGTCGACGTGGAGTACCCCGACAACCTGCACAACCCGGCGGCCAACGTCCCGGCGTCGACTCTGACCGACGAGCTGTTGCCGTCGGACCGCGAGACGCCGACCACGCTCCAGAAGCATACCGACGAGGACGGCCACACCATCGGTAGCGAGTGGATATACAGCAACAACGACGGCGAAATCCGCCGTATCAACACTCAGCACGTCAACATGGAAAGCACGCACTACGGGAGTCAGGGCAACCACCTCCAAATGCCGGAGTACAGCGCATGA
- a CDS encoding site-specific integrase, translating to MRLKDYDNDDGKRVWLSDDELTRFIEQAETPHQRLAFLLAGRVGLRRSEIVEVCPQDLVDGPTGDHIRVWESYAKRDKYREPPVPKEVVTIAETLAYQQDDDEPLIDVAGSTVYRWVRRAADALEAETDDRGWQYLDVHDLRRTWGTYLLEQGVIPSVVMSFGGWEDWDTFRKHYLGEFSPEAIRRERGKVDFLEGGDESAEVVQMGSLEPSTRHHKAN from the coding sequence ATGAGGCTGAAGGACTACGACAACGACGACGGTAAGCGGGTGTGGCTGTCGGACGACGAACTGACGCGATTCATCGAGCAGGCCGAGACGCCGCACCAGCGGTTAGCCTTCCTGCTCGCCGGTCGGGTCGGACTGCGGCGCTCGGAAATCGTCGAGGTGTGCCCGCAAGACCTCGTCGACGGTCCGACCGGCGACCACATCCGCGTGTGGGAGAGCTACGCGAAGCGAGACAAGTACCGAGAGCCGCCCGTACCGAAGGAGGTTGTGACCATCGCGGAGACGCTGGCGTACCAGCAGGACGACGACGAGCCGCTGATAGACGTGGCGGGGTCGACGGTCTACCGCTGGGTCCGACGCGCCGCCGACGCCCTGGAGGCCGAGACGGACGACCGCGGCTGGCAGTACCTCGACGTTCATGACCTCCGGCGGACGTGGGGCACGTACCTACTAGAGCAGGGCGTGATTCCGTCGGTCGTGATGTCCTTCGGTGGCTGGGAGGACTGGGACACGTTCAGGAAGCACTACCTCGGAGAGTTCAGCCCGGAGGCGATTCGACGAGAGCGGGGCAAAGTCGACTTCCTAGAGGGCGGCGACGAAAGCGCCGAGGTAGTCCAGATGGGGTCGCTAGAGCCATCCACTAGGCATCATAAAGCTAACTGA
- a CDS encoding SWIM zinc finger family protein yields MSRADRSWQASDDLPGMLGGPSTLSMPADWTLSTAWQRAQQEDDEGGAVNDAERIVSLSDGDDYHRVLWALTGRTLAAECDCAGYKFHSGWCAHVASLWWQWVRGGIVVTHLDTGRQYPAPPAWLRLDDDPTAYDHLTPAELDAFLTCDLGSLGVREYARLSGRSPGTIGNLLADAREKTEGRR; encoded by the coding sequence ATGAGTCGCGCCGACCGTAGCTGGCAGGCAAGCGACGACCTGCCCGGTATGCTGGGCGGGCCGTCGACGCTCTCCATGCCCGCCGACTGGACGCTGTCGACGGCGTGGCAACGCGCACAGCAGGAGGACGACGAGGGCGGCGCTGTGAACGACGCCGAGCGCATCGTCAGCCTGTCCGACGGCGACGACTACCACCGCGTTCTGTGGGCACTCACAGGCCGCACACTCGCCGCCGAGTGCGACTGCGCGGGCTACAAGTTCCACAGCGGATGGTGCGCTCACGTCGCCTCTCTGTGGTGGCAGTGGGTCCGTGGCGGCATCGTCGTGACCCATCTCGACACGGGGCGTCAGTACCCAGCGCCACCAGCATGGCTCCGCCTCGACGACGACCCGACCGCTTACGACCACCTTACTCCTGCCGAACTCGACGCCTTCCTCACCTGCGACCTCGGGAGCCTCGGCGTTCGGGAGTACGCACGGCTGTCCGGTCGGTCGCCCGGCACTATCGGGAACCTGCTGGCCGACGCCCGAGAGAAGACGGAGGGCCGCCGATGA
- a CDS encoding ATP-grasp domain-containing protein: protein MEDTTGSAVVLDSGSPSSISTVRSLGRHGVDVVVASELARPPCASSRYCTEFVPLPPLADRTDYTAALLDLARRPSVLTFVLAREQDAFLFGKHRDQFADHLRTVWPDSDRIRTTQDRVALFEAADRAGVPYPRSALLTAVDDWTTEYVVKSRYALLTAEYDAAIDGTHLRKPPSTVYLEPGTEPDREALVQRMGHVPLVQSYVRGGEYSFRALYDEGDPVLTSQIRQHRAYHYMGGASVYRESMYDPQLEELGRALLDELDWHGLAEVEFLRTDDGYLLMEANPRLWASVSTDVVAGADYPTALLRLASGDPIEPSTYETGVGTHILRGELSYLYSIVSKSCPLVEPPGLGRAVADAVWSLWRHPNCDYLSLSDPSPFFRDLANAIAELATGPSHTGPRRR, encoded by the coding sequence ATGGAGGACACGACCGGGAGCGCCGTCGTCCTCGACAGCGGGTCTCCCAGCAGTATCTCGACGGTCCGTTCGCTCGGTCGTCACGGTGTCGACGTCGTCGTCGCGTCGGAACTGGCTCGCCCGCCGTGTGCCAGTTCGCGGTACTGTACGGAGTTCGTCCCGCTCCCACCGTTGGCCGACCGGACCGACTACACGGCCGCACTGCTTGACCTCGCGCGCCGGCCGTCGGTCCTGACCTTCGTCTTGGCCCGCGAACAGGACGCCTTCCTGTTCGGCAAGCATCGCGACCAGTTCGCCGACCACCTCCGCACGGTGTGGCCGGACTCCGACCGAATTCGGACGACACAGGACCGAGTGGCGCTGTTCGAGGCCGCCGACAGGGCTGGCGTCCCGTACCCGCGGTCAGCGCTCCTGACTGCCGTCGACGACTGGACGACCGAATACGTCGTCAAGTCGCGATACGCACTCCTCACTGCGGAGTACGACGCCGCCATCGACGGGACGCACCTCCGGAAACCGCCCTCGACGGTGTACCTCGAACCCGGAACCGAACCCGACCGAGAGGCGCTAGTCCAGCGGATGGGGCACGTCCCCCTCGTCCAGTCGTACGTCCGCGGCGGCGAGTACTCGTTTCGCGCGCTCTACGACGAGGGCGACCCCGTCCTGACGAGCCAAATCCGCCAGCATCGAGCGTACCACTACATGGGCGGCGCGAGCGTCTATCGCGAGTCGATGTACGACCCGCAACTGGAGGAACTCGGACGGGCCCTCCTCGACGAACTTGACTGGCACGGCCTCGCGGAGGTGGAGTTCCTCCGGACCGACGACGGCTACCTCCTGATGGAGGCGAACCCGCGTCTGTGGGCGTCCGTCTCGACGGATGTCGTCGCCGGGGCCGACTATCCGACGGCGCTCCTCCGACTGGCCAGCGGCGACCCAATCGAGCCATCTACCTACGAGACGGGCGTCGGCACCCACATCCTTCGCGGCGAGTTGTCCTACCTCTACAGTATCGTCAGCAAGTCCTGCCCGCTCGTGGAGCCGCCGGGCCTCGGCCGCGCCGTCGCCGACGCGGTCTGGTCGCTGTGGCGGCATCCGAACTGTGACTACCTCTCGCTCTCGGACCCCTCCCCGTTCTTCCGGGACCTCGCCAACGCCATCGCCGAACTGGCCACCGGACCGAGTCACACCGGCCCACGGCGTCGGTGA
- a CDS encoding RNA-guided pseudouridylation complex pseudouridine synthase subunit Cbf5: MPLRGPPDDRDVDDLLSFGVVNLDKPPGPSAHQVAAWVRDATGQDRVAHGGTLDPKVTGCLPMLLGDAARAARVFDDAVKEYVTVLELHDSAPADFNQVVAEFEGEIYQKPPRKSAVKRQLRSRRIHALDVLEREDRRALLRVRCASGTYIRKLCHDIGLALGTGAHMGDLRRTATGTFDDADLATMYDLVDALAFAEDGDERPLREIVAPAERALVALPRVTIAPSAARAVADGAPVYAPGIIRAEPAAAGDAKPENGALVTCYTPDDAAVCLGTLVGDPAAESGTVVELERVLV, translated from the coding sequence ATGCCGCTCCGTGGCCCACCCGACGACCGGGACGTAGACGACCTGCTCTCGTTCGGCGTCGTCAACCTCGACAAGCCGCCCGGCCCGTCGGCCCATCAGGTCGCCGCGTGGGTTCGTGACGCCACCGGACAGGACCGAGTGGCCCACGGCGGCACGCTCGACCCGAAAGTGACCGGCTGTCTGCCGATGCTACTCGGCGACGCCGCCCGCGCCGCCCGCGTCTTCGACGACGCCGTCAAAGAGTACGTCACGGTGCTGGAACTCCACGACAGCGCCCCCGCGGACTTCAACCAGGTCGTCGCCGAGTTCGAAGGCGAGATTTACCAGAAACCGCCCCGCAAGAGCGCGGTCAAGCGACAACTGCGGAGTCGCCGCATCCACGCGCTGGACGTACTCGAACGGGAGGACCGCCGCGCCCTGCTTCGGGTTCGGTGTGCGTCGGGGACCTACATCCGCAAACTGTGTCACGACATCGGACTCGCGCTGGGCACCGGGGCGCACATGGGCGACTTGCGGCGAACGGCTACGGGGACCTTCGACGACGCTGACCTCGCGACGATGTACGACCTCGTGGACGCGCTGGCCTTCGCCGAGGACGGCGACGAGAGGCCGCTCCGGGAGATAGTCGCCCCCGCCGAACGCGCGCTCGTGGCCCTCCCGCGAGTGACCATCGCGCCGAGCGCCGCCCGCGCGGTCGCCGACGGCGCGCCGGTGTACGCGCCGGGGATTATCCGCGCTGAACCGGCCGCGGCCGGAGACGCGAAACCCGAGAACGGAGCGCTCGTTACCTGTTATACGCCCGACGACGCCGCCGTCTGTCTGGGGACGCTGGTCGGCGACCCGGCCGCCGAGAGCGGCACGGTCGTCGAACTCGAACGCGTTCTCGTCTGA
- the cmk gene encoding (d)CMP kinase, with protein sequence MLITVSGPAGSGKSTLAKSLADALDYDHVSGGDIFRSLAEERGMTPLELNKAAEEDAQIDRDLDRRLRDIAAERDNLVLESRLAGWMAGEYADIKLWLTAPLDVRADRIAQRENKPFEQARTETRERGESEAQRYSDYYDIDFDDLSIYDISVNTARWDPQGVLAVSLHAIDSYRPEGDEGKAPIENIRYEF encoded by the coding sequence ATGTTGATTACCGTCTCTGGTCCCGCTGGGAGCGGGAAGAGTACGCTCGCGAAGAGTCTCGCCGACGCCCTGGACTACGACCACGTCAGCGGCGGCGACATCTTCCGCTCGCTGGCCGAGGAACGGGGGATGACGCCCCTCGAACTCAACAAGGCCGCCGAGGAGGACGCCCAGATAGACCGGGACCTGGACCGTCGACTGCGGGACATCGCCGCCGAACGCGACAACCTCGTCCTCGAATCCCGTCTCGCCGGGTGGATGGCTGGCGAGTACGCCGACATCAAACTCTGGTTGACCGCGCCGCTGGACGTTCGCGCCGACCGCATCGCCCAGCGAGAGAACAAGCCGTTCGAGCAAGCGCGAACGGAGACGAGAGAGCGCGGCGAGAGCGAGGCCCAGCGCTACAGCGACTACTACGACATCGACTTCGACGACCTCTCTATCTACGACATCTCGGTCAACACCGCCCGCTGGGACCCTCAGGGCGTGCTCGCCGTCTCGCTGCACGCCATCGACTCCTACCGGCCGGAGGGCGACGAGGGGAAAGCGCCCATCGAGAACATCCGGTACGAGTTCTGA